AGGGTAGCCGCCTTCTTGGTGCCGGCGTCTTCAGCTCCCGAGCCGCGCTTGCCGAGGCTCTGCTTGAGAGCCTCCATCAGGTCGATCACCTGCGCGCGCTGCGCCTGCGGCGCGAGCGACGTCACTTCGCGCCCTTCGACCTTGGATTCGACGACCTGGAGGACGCGGGTCCGATACTCGTCGGAGTACTGCTCCGGACGGAACTTCTCGCTGGTGAGCTCGCCGACCAGCCGCTCCGCCAGGTCCAGCTCGCCGGGCTTGACCTTGGCGGCATCGCCCTTGTCCACCTCGCCGAAGTCCCGGATCTCATCGGCAAAGTACATCGTGTGCAGCATCAACCCGTCCTTCGCAGGGCGGATGAGCACCAGATTTTCCTTCCCCCGCATCACGAACTTGGCGAGCGCCACACGCTCGGACTTCTGCATGGCGTCGGTGAGCAGCCGGTACGCCTTCTCACCGCCCTTGTCCGGGCCCAGGTAGTAAGTCTTCTCGAAGTAGATCGGATCCACCTCGGCTAGCGGGACGAACTCCGCGATGTCGATCATCTTGTTTGTTTCTTCCTCGAGCGCCTTGAGCTCCTCTTCCGTGAATTGCACGTACTGGTCCTTAGCGAACTCGTAGCCCTTGACCAGCGCGCCTCGCTCGACGACCTCGTTGCAGGTGGGGCAGATCAGCTGCTGGCGGATGCGTCCGCCGCACTTCTGGTGGAGCTGGTTGAACGAAACGCCGGCCGAGGTGGCGGCCGAGTACATCTTGATCGGGATCGAAACCAGGCCGAAGGAGATCGTCCCCGACCCGATGGAGTGCAGCGGCATTTTATATCCCTCCAGATGGGGCAGTAGCGCCTAACGCTAGCACCGTGCTTTACTTTGCTCAACGCCTTATCCATCGGCCGATAAACCTTGGAACGTTAACCAGCCCCCATGTCGCCCCGCACCGGCGCTCCCGGTAAGTCTCGCCCCAGCAAGCCAAAAACCGGCGCCCTGAAGCCGAAAGCCCGCGGTGCCGCGAAGCCAAAGGCGTCCCCGACGCCGAAGCCCAAAGCCCCTCCAGCGCCTGCCCCGCTCGAGACCTATCGCCGCAAGCGGGACCCCGGCCGCACGACGGAGCCGTTCGGTGGCGTCTCGGCCGCCCGCGCTCCTTCCGTCGCGACGTCCGGCGGCCAAGCTTCGCGATTCGTCGTGCAGCAACACTGGGCGCGCAACATGCATTTCGATCTGCGGCTCGAGTTGGAGGGGGTGCTGAAGAGCTGGGCGGTGCCGAAGGGACCCTCGCTCCGCGCGGAGGAGAAAAGGCTCGCGGTGCACGTCGAGGACCACCCGATCGAATACGCGAACTTCGAGGGGGTGATCCCGGCCGGGAACTACGGCGCGGGCTCGGTGATCGTCTGGGACCGCGGCGGCTACGGCTCGTTCAAGCCCGAGGACATCCGCGAGCAATACGCGCGCGGGAAGCTCGAGCTGGAGCTGTTCGGTCACAAGCTCGGCGGGCGCTGGACGCTCGTTCGCATGAGCAAGAGCGAGAAGGACTGGCTGCTGCTGAAGAAGGCCGATAGCGCGGCCTCGGAGCAGGACGTGCTCGAGCGTTGGCCGCGCTCGGTGATCTCGGGCCTCACCGTCCAGGAGATGCGCGACGTGCCCGGCTGGACCGCCGCCCTGCGCGCCCGCGTCGACTCCCTGAAGGCCCCGCGCGGAGACCTGCGCGCCGACAAGGTTCAGCACATGCTGGCCACGTCGGCCGAGAAGCCCTTCTCGAGGGCGGGCTGGGTGTTCGAGATCAAGTACGACGGCGTGCGCGTGATCGCCGAGCGCCGCGGCGAGGAAGTGCGGATGCTCGGCCGGAGCGGCGAAGATATCACCGCGCGGTACCCCGAGATCGCCGCGGCGCTCCATGGGCTCACCGCGGAACACTTCGTGGTGGACGGCGAGATCGTGGCGTACGACGCGTCGGGTCGCCCGAGCTTCGGCCGTCTACAGAAGCGCATGCTGCTCTCGCGCCCGCACGACATCGCCGCTGCGATGGCGCGGGTTCCGGTGCGCGCGGTCTTCTTCGACTGCTTGGCGCTCGAGGGCCACGACCTGCGCAAGCTCCGGCTCCTCGACCGGAAGGAATGCCTCGCCCGCATCCTGCCGCCCGCCGGCATCGTCCAGGCGAGCGACCACATCGCGGAGCACGGCGAGGCGTTTTTCAATGCCGCATCCGAGATGGGGCTCGAGGGGATGATCGCGAAGCGCGCCGACAGCGCCTATACGGGCAAGCGATCGTCCGACTGGGTCAAGATCAAGTGCCAGCGCCGGCAGGAGTTCGTGATCGGCGGCTATGCCGAGCCGCGCGGCGGCGACCGGCATTTCGGCGCGTTGCACGTCGGCGTCTACGAAGGCGATCAGCTCCGGCACGTGACGCGCGTCGGGAGCGGCTTCGACGGGGCCATGCAAGACCATGTGTGGCAGCTTCTCCAGCCGCTGGCCCGCGCGGAGTCGCCCTTCGGCACGACGGGGCCGACCGGTCGCGGCAATCACTGGGTGGAGCCGAAGCTGGTGTGCGAAGTGCGCTTCACCGAGTGGACCGCGGACGGGGGCGTGCGCCATCCGATATTCATCGGGCTGCGTACCGACCGGAAGCCCGAGGAGATCCGGCGCGAGGGCGGGCCGGAGAGCGACGCCGCTCCGGAGCCGGACGATGCTGACTCCGGGACCGGCCCAGGCTCCTCCGCCGGTCCGCCGAGTGCGCCGACGCCGGCCGCCGAGCCGCGCGAGGTCCGCCTCTCCAATCTGCGCAAGGCGTTCTGGCCGGACGAGGGCTACACCAAGGGCGACCTCGTCGCCTACTACGACACGATCGCCCCGCTCATGTTGCCCTATCTGCGCGATCGGCCCGTGGTGCTCACCCGGTACCCGGACGGCATCAAAGGGAAGTCGTTCTTCCAGAAGGACGCCCCGGTGTTTGTCCCCGACTGGATGCGCATCGAATTGGTCTACTCCAAGGACTCCGATCGCGACATCCGCTTCTTCGTCCTCGACGATGAAGAGTCGCTCCGGTATGTGGCGAACCTGGGCACGATTCCAATCCACATGTGGAGCGCCCGGTCCGGCTCGCTCGAGCGCCCCGACTGGCTGGTGCTCGACCTCGATCCCAAGGGTGCGCCCTTCTCGCACGTCGTCGAGATCGCGCGAAGCCTGCATCGGCTGCTGGAAGAGCTGGAGCTGCCGAGCTACCCGAAGACATCGGGCCAGGCCGGGCTCCACATCCTGATCCCGCTGGGCCGGCGCTACACGCACGAGGAGTGCAAGACCTTCGCGCGCGTGCTTGCGTCGCTGGCGTTGGAGGCGAATCCCGAGATCGCCACGCTCGCGCGTCCTCTCCATGCACGCGGCGGCAAGGTCTACGTCGACTGGGGGCA
This portion of the Candidatus Eisenbacteria bacterium genome encodes:
- a CDS encoding Ku protein; translation: MPLHSIGSGTISFGLVSIPIKMYSAATSAGVSFNQLHQKCGGRIRQQLICPTCNEVVERGALVKGYEFAKDQYVQFTEEELKALEEETNKMIDIAEFVPLAEVDPIYFEKTYYLGPDKGGEKAYRLLTDAMQKSERVALAKFVMRGKENLVLIRPAKDGLMLHTMYFADEIRDFGEVDKGDAAKVKPGELDLAERLVGELTSEKFRPEQYSDEYRTRVLQVVESKVEGREVTSLAPQAQRAQVIDLMEALKQSLGKRGSGAEDAGTKKAATLQKKPATRARQKAEPAPREKRVQGNKR
- the ligD gene encoding DNA ligase D; this encodes MSPRTGAPGKSRPSKPKTGALKPKARGAAKPKASPTPKPKAPPAPAPLETYRRKRDPGRTTEPFGGVSAARAPSVATSGGQASRFVVQQHWARNMHFDLRLELEGVLKSWAVPKGPSLRAEEKRLAVHVEDHPIEYANFEGVIPAGNYGAGSVIVWDRGGYGSFKPEDIREQYARGKLELELFGHKLGGRWTLVRMSKSEKDWLLLKKADSAASEQDVLERWPRSVISGLTVQEMRDVPGWTAALRARVDSLKAPRGDLRADKVQHMLATSAEKPFSRAGWVFEIKYDGVRVIAERRGEEVRMLGRSGEDITARYPEIAAALHGLTAEHFVVDGEIVAYDASGRPSFGRLQKRMLLSRPHDIAAAMARVPVRAVFFDCLALEGHDLRKLRLLDRKECLARILPPAGIVQASDHIAEHGEAFFNAASEMGLEGMIAKRADSAYTGKRSSDWVKIKCQRRQEFVIGGYAEPRGGDRHFGALHVGVYEGDQLRHVTRVGSGFDGAMQDHVWQLLQPLARAESPFGTTGPTGRGNHWVEPKLVCEVRFTEWTADGGVRHPIFIGLRTDRKPEEIRREGGPESDAAPEPDDADSGTGPGSSAGPPSAPTPAAEPREVRLSNLRKAFWPDEGYTKGDLVAYYDTIAPLMLPYLRDRPVVLTRYPDGIKGKSFFQKDAPVFVPDWMRIELVYSKDSDRDIRFFVLDDEESLRYVANLGTIPIHMWSARSGSLERPDWLVLDLDPKGAPFSHVVEIARSLHRLLEELELPSYPKTSGQAGLHILIPLGRRYTHEECKTFARVLASLALEANPEIATLARPLHARGGKVYVDWGQNGHGITIVAPFSLRPIPGAPASCPLQWSEVNGKLDPAKFTIRTLPKRFEKMEDPLAGVMGKGVNIGVAIAAIEERLKRKAKRK